The proteins below come from a single Xenopus tropicalis strain Nigerian chromosome 9, UCB_Xtro_10.0, whole genome shotgun sequence genomic window:
- the stk16 gene encoding serine/threonine-protein kinase 16 isoform X1, giving the protein MGGALCICSRGSITIENKRYFFVHKLGEGGFSYVDLVEGVQDGRFYALKRILCHDREDRKEAQHEVEMHRLFNHPNVLPLVAHSIIEKGPKWEAWLLLPFVKGGTLWNQVEVLRDRNSFLSEDRIVHILHGICLGLKAIHDRGYAHRDLKPTNVLLEDDDRPLLMDLGSMNQARMEVKDSRQAMAVQDWAAQRCTISYRAPELFNVSSDCVIDERTDIWSLGCVLFSMMFGEGPYDMIFQKGDSVALAVQNNITVPANERYSQGLQTLLCSMMVVNSQERPFISTIISHVEALQPIVEGQATTRI; this is encoded by the exons ATGGGCGGCGCTCTGTGTATCTGCTCTCGGGGGTCTATAACCATAGAGAATAAGCGCTACTTCTTTGTGCACAAACTGGGTGAAGG TGGCTTCAGTTATGTGGACCTTGTGGAAGGGGTGCAGGATGGGCGCTTTTACGCCCTGAAACGGATTTTGTGCCACGACCGGGAGGACCGCAAGGAGGCCCAGCATGAAGTGGAGATGCACCGGCTCTTTAACCACCCAAATGTCCTGCCTCTGGTGGCGCACAGCATCATAGAGAAGGGCCCCAAGTGGGAAGCCTGGTTACTGCTTCCCTTTGTCAAG GGAGGGACCTTGTGGAACCAGGTGGAAGTTCTTCGGGATAGAAACAGTTTCCTCTCAGAAGACAGAATTGTGCATATTCTGCATGGCATTTGTTTGGGACTCAAAGCCATTCATGACCGGGGTTATGCCCACAG GGACTTGAAACCCACCAATGTGCTGCTGGAGGACGATGACCGGCCTCTACTCATGGACTTAGGTTCTATGAACCAGGCTCGCATGGAAGTGAAGGATTCCCGACAGGCCATGGCTGTGCAG GACTGGGCTGCCCAGCGTTGCACCATTTCCTATCGGGCGCCCGAGTTATTCAACGTGAGCAGTGACTGCGTGATTGATGAGAGGACGGATATTTGG TCCCTGGGCTGCGTGTTGTTTTCCATGATGTTTGGGGAGGGGCCTTATGATATGATTTTCCAGAAGGGAGACAGCGTGGCCTTGGCGGTGCAGAATAACATCACTGTCCCTGCAAACGAGAG GTACTCCCAAGGACTGCAGACTCTCCTCTGCTCCATGATGGTGGTGAATTCTCAGGAGAGGCCGTTTATCTCTACAATTATAAGCCACGTCGAGGCGCTGCAGCCCATTGTGGAGGGACAAGCTACCACTAGGATATGA